Part of the Kryptolebias marmoratus isolate JLee-2015 linkage group LG20, ASM164957v2, whole genome shotgun sequence genome, CTCCACCCTTTCATGGAAGCCAGCGTTCCCGTAAAACCGATACTTGTTTGAACTAGTGACGGTAAGTTTTATATTAACGCTCCGTATtcatgtttgtgcttgtgtgcTCTGCATCAGCGGCAGAGACAGCTTGTGCAAGCTCCTGAATCATGAAATTTCACAACACAGCACTTGGGTGAAAGTTAAAAGAGATGCCTCGGGATACTCAAACAGGATGGATTCCTAAAGAATGCATGTTTGCTTATAAAATCATCTCTGCAAACATTGTTTATACACAAGCACTTGAGATAAATCACCGCAATAATACTGTATATGGAGATGAATTTGCAGAACacttaagacaaaaaaaggggggaggagggCGAGAGTTTAGCGTTGGACACACCTCTGTCTTTGGCTTCCGCTGCCAAACCACAGCATGTTAGAGCCTGCGAGAAAAAACATGATCCTCCTCAGTATGAgctaacagagacacagacCCGGACAGCAGTCAGATACTTTCCCCGAGAGGCTTCACATCTTACAGAGGTCAGTCACTTTGACTTTATTAGCAtttcatctctctctttttgtgtttcccatcATATCATAGCTGTTTTCCTCGACTTAGTTGTTGCCAAAACGGCAGATTTATCACAAATCTGTAACAAAGTATGTTAATACTTTTAGGCTACAATAATCCCCTCATTACAGATTCACTGGCAAACACAGATTCTAGCAGATTTGTGGTGTTTCTGAGTCATTTTTACTCAAATTagcacttttatttactttacaccataaatattttcattataaatcctttttttgaCTTTATATTTACCGTCTTTGccatttttaacacaaacctGAGCACACATTTCACCATTTTTCATTAATCTAACATCTATCTGTTGAACTATTATAAGAAGTTTTTCCAGTCTAACTGGATTCcttaaaagttgtgatttcacCTGATAGTATGgccttgtttttcatttctgactactacgttttgtttaaacattcagttttatttgaagcCGCTGAGGGAATATAAACAGTCGGTCTTGTTTGGGAACAGAACAAGGAAATTAGTGCTTAATCGGGACGTAAGgatttaatcatttgttctcATCTTGTCAGGTTTCTGAGCAGATTATCTTCTCTCCGCATCACTCAGCTCTAAAGTTTAAACTGTGGTCAGCACATGAACAAACAGCCTGATCAGGGTTACATGTTTCTTATTATAAATTGCTAAATTAGCTCAAAGGTCAGCCTCTCTGACTTTCGAGAAGGAATGGAGAGGGCAGCCCGGGATacaaagtgaaaaatgaaacaatgttGAAACTCGTCTTTTCTTTTTACGCACTTCTGCGTGTTTTAGCCTGCAGATCctgagcttcattaaaatctgacgtCAGGTCGGCTCACGTGGTAAAAGCCACAagagaatgaatgaattaaatcCAGAGTAGTGCTGTGTGTGACTTTAGAAAGCGTATTGTCTTACTGTATGTCTCGTTTCTTTGACTTACAGCTTCTTCTTTCAacacatgtttacatttttcacacaaTCAGATAGTTTGGACATTCTTTTCCACAACTTTGAACATAGCAGAGCAAAAATTTTAGACAAACATATCCAAAAAtctctgttatttttgtttaaaaaaagctaacgaaacaaaaagaaattaaagggcTAACGTTaacatgaaggaatgcatatcgcccgccaccttttatgccagattttttaaactaaactcatCTTAATGCTGAAAAGAGACGGAGTTAGAGTCAATTTGAAGAAACCTTGATAATGGCGTCATGCACAATCCCGTGTAAtactgtgagatctcacaaggtgcgctggggatgactctcagctactaccacaccacatttagctcaagatctgtattaatatttacagccatttttgtgacgtctaatgtcagtcagctgtggtaGCAGTGAGGTTAAATTGAGCAACGAAGGTCTTTTTTTGGTTAACCTGAATCTACCATTGATATAAAGGGGGCCCCTTTGCAAGGAGTGAAAAATCTATATTATATATGTGCAAAGTTATAGTCCAAtcagagttaaataaaaagattttaaaggtgCACCACAGTGAGTTGTTTTGGAACGTGATCAGATAAAATACACCGTCAGGATGTGTGGGTGCAAGGAGAAAGTagcctgggggggggggtcatttCATCCATGACTTCtgtactttttacatttaatttattcagtttcagcCTTCAGATAATGAGATTTACATGTGGGAGTCCTGTTCAGCCCAGTTAGGCTCAACTTTGTCAGGTTTGGTGGGTGGATGGTAGGTTtgaacccaaatgcaggcagatAAGGAGCtccaaacaaaatttttaaataacaaaacaaaacaaaatgctgatgtgGCAGCATCAAAACCGAATAACAGAAATTCAGTTTGCCAGGGAACACGAGGTTCAAAACCCCGAGGCAAACCAGACGACACATGAGCACGACAATGAACCAGGGAGCAGTGGGTggagatgaacaggttttaaaggctgagggtaaCAAGGAAGTGGAAATAGGGGACTGATTGGTAACACgagacaggtgtgggtggtagaggcagaaacaagaaacaaaaatcctaatacaaaaataaatttaaaaagatacccaaatcctgacaaactTAGTCATTATGGTTGAAAGATGTTTTTCTATTCAGGAGGAACAACTGAAGAATGTGCCTGAAAAGCATGTAATTAACTTgtgttaataaatctttttgttttgttttgtttttgtcagtgacAATAGGTCTTAATGGCAAACAGCactctgtaaaaatgaaatcaacGTCAACATGACTTGAAACTTTATCTCCAACAGGTTGTGAAATAATTGTTCTgcgttgttttatttaataaaatggtgTGAAGGGGTCTGATTTCAAACTGTGTCTCGTGTTTTCAGGATTAAAACTTCTTTgaggatgaaaaacaaaactggtttcGAAGGCGAGGACATCGTGGATGAGAGCGCTGTGAGCAGTGACCTCTCTACAGCTCTGGGCGCCCTCAtcctcagtttagttttcctccTGGGCGTCCCCGGTAACTTCTTCATCATCTGGAGCATCCTGGCTCGCATCCGGCATCGCTCAGTCACCACCATCCTGATTCTCAACCTGGCGTGCGCTGATGGCTGCCTCATGGCCCTCAccatcttcttcatcatctACCTGGCCAAGCAGACGTGGATCTTTGGAGACTTCATGTGTAAAAGCCTCTTCTACCTGTGCAACGCCAACATGTACGCCTCCATCTTCCTGATCACGCTAATGAGCGCGCACAGGATGGTGGCCGTGCTGTTTCCACGGAAACTGCACCGGATCACCCGAAAGATTATGATAAAGGTGATCGTGGGCATGTGGGTGTTGGTCATGATGATTTCTTTGCCCTCGCTGGTGTTTCGAGACGTGAGAGTCGACCACgatgaaatgaacaaaacaagaaacgtGTGTTCGCCAAATCACACTGAACCTCGCCATGTGAGTACACTGATTATCTGAACATCTGAATTTATTCTGATTATTCCAACGACTGATTTTATGACTTTAggccaggggtaggcaacccaggtcctggagggccaccatcctgcaggttttacttgattctctgctccatcacacctgatttgaatcaacgggtgattaacaggcttctgcagaacatgaagaggtgatttaaccaatGAATCAGgtgatagtggctctccaggaccagggttgcctactcCTGCTTTAGGCCAACAATCGCTGACATCTGTTGATAGATCAGAGACTAAAGGCctaatattccttgaaggaatccatatcacccactgcttttcatgccagagttttaaactaccatctttttatgatgagaaatagaGAAAATTAAAGCCATTcagatcaaaccttgtaaatattttaaatgtgttagcgctcagagtatgtgttgaggatgactctcagctactaccacaccaaattttgtctcaatagctgtaaaattcactgcgttacagccatttttgtgttggctagtcaattagctgtggttgtAGACgtatacatccagtgattagtttctgagtgTTTCAAAAAAAACCATCCTGTAGTTcatgagctaaaacataaagaaataatgtAACCCTTAGtctgttgcttgttttttcatTGTCTCGTGTTTCCAGGTCAGGTTTCAGTACACCTTGGAGACTGTGTCAGGATTTATTATCCCGTACGCCATCATCATCACCAGCTACGTCCTGATCCTGAAACGCCTGAGGCAGACCCACTTCCGTCGAAAGGTCCGCAGTGAGAAACTCATTCTTGCCATAGTGGTGACATTTGGCGTGTTCTGGCTGCCGTACCACATCATCAACATGATACAGGTGAGTGAAGGCTCCCTTCAATCAGTCACATCTGCTTCTGGAtcaaatatttcctgaaaatataCGTTTTTCTGCTCCAGGTGGCAGCTGAGTGGTATCCAGAAGAttcagagacaaaagaaaagtgagTAACTTGACACAACTTGACCCATTTTTAGTGTTACTTTACCAGCTATTAAAGGCAGAGCAACTTTTATTATCTACTGAAAAGACAGCATTGAATCAGAACCTCATCTGGTTTAAATTTAAGACAAATTCAAGAAGTCACAGTTAGTTTTGTGACCAAAATCATACGTTATTGAACCAAAAACACTGTTAAAGCagataataaacacaaatacttAAATCTCTGTATAGTTTAGGTTTTTCTGACTGTTGTGTGGTTTGATTTTGagcattttattcagtttaacaTGTACTGACATTAATAACAAACATTAGTAAACTAACTGCATGTTTTAACTTCACTTAGGGATGTTTTGTACAATCTTCCCAATCCTAATGGGAAAAACTCACATTTGAACAggcttaattttattttacttgttattCAGGagagactaaaacaaaacaaataattttaataaatcgTTCTGCTTCTTTGTCAAAAGACAAAGttcattacagttttttttccttaaaagttCTCCTTGCAAatgataaaatcaaacatgaaaaggttagcctgaactatatcaaacggtgcagtttttgcactcagtgtaaacaaaacactctgcTGAGTCACGTGACTTCCCTGCTTTAAACTGGCCCCAGACAGATTTAACATTTGACACATTTAAAGTCCTTTCCGTAGGTAAACGTATGCATGCAGTAGGTGGAAGTCATTCACAAATTCTGCTTccaaatctttaatttaaggACCATTGACCATTAACCATTGATATGGAAAGAGGACCTAAAATGTTTTAGTAGTGATTGAACCTGTTTACTAAAAGCCGTGCATTAATCAGTTTAGGTGGAGGAATTTTGCGGTTTAACCTGTTATttacacatatatatttatatttctgcagaTTGGTCCACATCCATCAGAGCTGCCGAGCAGTGACTTCAGCTTTAGCCTTCATCAGCAGCTGCGCCAACCCCGTCCTCTACACCTTCGCTGGAAAGTCCTACATCAAGCAGAACGGCCTCTACTTCATGGCGAAACTCTTCGAGGGCACGACGCAGGAGCAATCAAAGTCCAGAAAGGGTCAAATGGTCAACAAAGACAGCACGGCACAGAACGACGACTCTATAAACACTGCTGACTCAACTGCACCAAACGGGAATAAAGAACTAACATAGACACATTTATGGActctgaaatgtaaaatgtgtaaaGCTAATTATTACTTGATAGACTATCATTTACTGCAGATTTTTTCCAAAACttacagactgaaaaacaaaaaaagaaggttgTTGACAGGGGAACAAACTCTGGTCAGGCTGCCTTTTAGGAACGAGTTTTCATTAAACGAACCAAAGACTTATTTTCCCACTGAACATTGAACGGTGGTTAAACCAAAACCAGATCATTTGAAACTGGTTTCTGTGCTCGTCTGCTCCCGTTCGTTGACATATTTATGTCCAGTAAAGCTAATTTACTGTCACATTTAAGATGTTTATAGTACTTTccctcctgtttctttttttaccagtttaatttattttgctcaTCTGAATCCTGTTAAGTCTACTTTTTGTGGccaattaaatcaaaatgagacattttagtCAATGATGACATATCTGGTGTATTATTCTGTACTGTCCatgaaaaattaactttttatgattttgttaaGGTTTACAATGGCATATTCTGTGCAGAGAGATTGATGGCTAATTTTTACCTTCAGTATTTATAAAGAAGTCAGACAAAATCCAACTCTATAAACtttttgaaaagcttttattttcttagaaattgttttattttcttcttgtctttgtcaCTTTAATGAAATACCCTTGGATATGGATACTAGAATAAAGTTCTACATGTGGATATCTGAGGTTTACCTTTATGAAACATCCAAAGTGTCAGAATTTCTGTtcagattaaagttttttttatcattaccTTCAGATCTGACTCATTATTGaagcatttaaacatttaattttaatcacTGATTACTTACAAACtgctttattgtcattaaatAAGCCAATGATATAATAATCACTGATATTTTAAGTGTCCTGttacatttacagttttaaaacttcCGACTCATCGGCTCATTTGAAGAgcttatgttaaaaaattaaaactattctAATATTTGcatggaaaaaaggaaaaaaaacaacttggagCAA contains:
- the ltb4r2b gene encoding leukotriene B4 receptor 2b — protein: MKNKTGFEGEDIVDESAVSSDLSTALGALILSLVFLLGVPGNFFIIWSILARIRHRSVTTILILNLACADGCLMALTIFFIIYLAKQTWIFGDFMCKSLFYLCNANMYASIFLITLMSAHRMVAVLFPRKLHRITRKIMIKVIVGMWVLVMMISLPSLVFRDVRVDHDEMNKTRNVCSPNHTEPRHVRFQYTLETVSGFIIPYAIIITSYVLILKRLRQTHFRRKVRSEKLILAIVVTFGVFWLPYHIINMIQVAAEWYPEDSETKEKLVHIHQSCRAVTSALAFISSCANPVLYTFAGKSYIKQNGLYFMAKLFEGTTQEQSKSRKGQMVNKDSTAQNDDSINTADSTAPNGNKELT